One window of Athalia rosae chromosome 4, iyAthRosa1.1, whole genome shotgun sequence genomic DNA carries:
- the LOC105684233 gene encoding protein immune deficiency, with protein sequence MSVLSALSRRLQTLTTDAKPDPPRVIIEDPEPTSHSPPEKIKQKSAPVTPEPNRLGTVIPVVRRQSSSSSPSGTKSEFTYAGNFGYTSSSKPEARPKSPRAKAKPKYKTSPNPNIVNYNIVNSNGVKIGSKTSYICNINQYSGSVNSDRDGFSHKQKAKSMPPPVEALSSSKEIISIDDMFLIKTHIGYGWRDLARSLGYSEGQIEQFEENHKIKGVDQVVYQILLDWKQTQTKDAQLGEIISKIWLCQEYDCAERLAASHKTSK encoded by the exons ATGTCAGTACTCTCTGCATTATCACGCCGGCTGCAGACTCTGACCACAGATGCCAAGCCAGATCCACCGAGAGTTATTATCGAAGACCCAGAACCCACGTCTCATTCACCTCCGGAAAAGATTAAACAGAAATCTGCCCCAGTAACCCCGGAACCTAATCGATTAGGTACAGTCATTCCTGTTGTTCGAAGACAAAGCTCTTCATCGAGCCCGTCAGGTACAAAATCAGAATTTACCTATGCAGGAAATTTCGGTTACACCAGTTCTTCCAAACCAGAAGCACGACCTAAAAGTCCTCGAGCTAAGGCTAAGCCGAAATATAAAACAT CACCAAATCCAAATATTGTCAATTATAACATAGTTAATTCGAATGGAGTCAAAATTGGTTCAAAAACAAGCTATATTTGCAACATAAACCAGTACTCCGGAAGTGTTAACAGTGATAGAGATGGATTTTCTCACAAACAAAAGGCCAAGTCAATGCCACCACCTGTTGAGGCACTGAGTTCCAGTAAAGAAATAATTAGCATTGATGACATGTTTCTAATAAAAACTCACATTGGGTACGGATGGCGGGACTTAGCGAGGAGTTTAGGGTATTCAGAAGGACaaattgaacaatttgaagaaaatcacaAGATCAAAGGCGTGGATCAG GTAGTTTATCAAATACTTCTCGATTGGAAACAAACTCAAACAAAAGATGCACAATTGGGAGAAATCATCTCTAAAATTTGGTTGTGCCAAGAGTACGATTGTGCCGAACGATTAGCAGCTTCTCATAAAACTTCGAAATAA
- the LOC105684228 gene encoding trafficking protein particle complex subunit 8 isoform X2 gives MAQCKLTPQEFISNTFSPQVAAVCSPAAENTCQKNNLTFIELLQPFCKLNAEGHIKDPQGITVTVRNLRVSVQDINVRPPQPTLARKMLNESVSSSQCERTTTVQNGTTNLDIPVSVPWFEAWREMLLAVQFPSDHEFTKHFLACMIIVSTADDNPLEKIQHMGSQLHQSVPGKLPKWFNNNALRYYVLIHDTFDDDQNKAETVYTDMKNIYGPNNCFLLQMNSRPPGPSDDTTHLPDPWCQFLTKNSDLSESSEQSSSPRTPADTSGVSAMPNQVMSESDRSSLAGTPIAPRNPILGSPDTSDTISLSSDVSESTTGPLEVGQEAVAVIVHPLSPENEKSLDNFISSVTSKSQIENSTPINDNVWADSPSQPTIQHGIRLSSQDLERLRTLITEFCLKSLLPYVEKQIGLLSDMISNKKGVSRSLFSATKRWFVTNKPGAPGSAPANAVIYTAESPELQLRRLGDLCFMFGHYSLAYQAYHSAKRDFAADQAWLYYAGALEMAALSAFMQGETTRKSIEYMDDAILTYLNSCKMPQFATRATLLSAECLKGRSLFGEAAKQLIRMTSEDSDLRSAVLLEQAAYCFIGSKMMRKYAFHAVLAGHRYSKAGQRKHSLRCYQQAYQVYNNRGWSLAEDHIHFTIGRQAASLKLVKDAAQAFERLLSIDSKQPGPQQAAFLREFLHTHNLLFQEEMKDSNVLPVLPLPLINSNEIKVLFGPLSKPEQNSIPASHVSFNSDDTEDVRWFKLEEILLLEASGSVPMIFKPTVALYSSRSNNSTKPNAILNEPVHFSIELHNPLHIPLPLSDMKLLWSFNKSEQEPGNEIDAAEKTFSLQSNKDSEEQSDPVEVQSIEAIVLQPDCKQSIVLSLIPKQIGEIKVLGLTYHLSNPKQAIVDQPIVNPSISIAGKRLFELKGPKLKNVKEKPGAKLYGEDYRLEMNVVEGAPFAQLSFSKLSSEMLCGEMQRVEVTLKNIGNAPLTNIYIGSTNPKLFSLENQPTASDNAKATGLVTKIHLPPSTNGNLNVGETYKMPLWVRAPHKKGSHQLDLLFYYENARPKSTPKYRLSRHTWQLTVLDSLQISATVRRSAVTNESLSTLNLIVQVKNTNQVHDPFMNEIALTKVSLKSNSWELTDSTGLPLDMQIQPQEISHFFLKLRKRKEDTPDFSEVSLTTEKSSESVTDSPYIDFVQRRKIKPLNWYESQSEMQHQQQVQLPEKSPFEYSMRVDFTIILRWRASIMEAGSLTRHAIGQHHVDLEILNKMYKHPDEVKVQHDLYGGHLRIFGPDRNVPDSTTVVKKDDFTELELQQNLVTYALHHLRQAAHNFKRSQLCILPVELRLQNNSGSELDVQINTIGTSIQSQLPSIKSQLYSPQGLTSFRYIAHTAINCHLEPHGCRSVALKALITTPGTYDLASRVEVSVKVVSSNKFIPQKWKLESICIVSDDSL, from the exons atgGCACAGTGCAAGTTAACCCCACAAGAATTCATCAGTAACACTTTCTCACCGCAAGTTGCAGCCGTTTGTTCTCCTGCTGCAGAAAACACCtgtcaaaaaaataatctgacATTTATCGAACTCCTACAACCATTCTGCAAGTTAAATGCCGAAG GACACATCAAAGACCCACAAGGGATAACAGTTACCGTCCGCAACCTACGTGTTTCGGTTCAGGATATTAATGTTCGCCCACCTCAACCAACTCTTGCTAGGAAAATGCTCAATGAGTCAGTGAGCTCGTCCCAATGTGAAAGAACAACTACTGTTCAAAATGGTACAACGAATTTAGACATTCCTGTGTCTGTCCCTTGGTTTGAGGCTTGGAGAGAGATGCTGTTGGCCGTTCAATTCCCATCTGACCACGAATTCACCAAGCATTTCTTGGCCTGTATGATAATCGTATCAACTGCCGATGACAATCCTTTAGAGAAAATCCAGCACATGGGCAGTCAGTTACATCAAAGTGTTCCGGGTAAATTGCCTAAGTGGTTCAACAATAATGCCTTAAGATATTACGTACTGATTCACGACACCTTTGATGATGACCAAAACAA GGCAGAAACAGTCTACactgatatgaaaaatatttatggaCCTAATAACtgctttttattacaaatgaaCTCAAGGCCGCCAGGGCCGTCAGATGATACTACACATTTACCAGATCCATGGTGTCAATTTTTAACCAAAAACTCAGATTTATCTGAAAGTAGCGAACAAAGTAGTTCGCCTAGGACACCAGCGGATACTAGCGGGGTATCCGCAATGCCTAATCAAGTGATGTCGGAGTCAGATAG ATCTAGTTTGGCCGGTACCCCGATAGCGCCTCGTAATCCAATATTGGGTTCCCCAGACACATCTGATACAATAAGCCTTTCTTCGGATGTATCTGAATCAACAACTGGTCCACTTGAAGTTGGGCAAGAAGCAGTTGCCGTTATCGTACATCCCTTGAGCccggagaacgaaaaatccttggacaattttatttcctccgTAACATCAAAAAGTCAGATAGAAAATAGTACCCCAATCAATGATAACGTTTGGGCAGATTCACCTAGTCAGCCAACCATTCAACATGGTATAAGATTGTCCTCTCAAGATTTGGAGAGATTAAGAACATTGATTACAGAATTCTGTTTGAAGAGTTTATTGCCATATGTAGAAAAACAAATCGGTCTACTCAGTGAtatgatttcaaataaaaaaggagTTAGTAGGTCTCTATTTAGTGCAACCAAACGATGGTTTGTCACCAACAAACCTGGGGCACCTGGATCTGCTCCAGCAAACGCAGTAAT cTACACAGCTGAATCCCCTGAACTTCAACTACGAAGGTTAGGAGACCTTTGTTTCATGTTTGGTCACTACTCTCTGGCTTATCAAGCCTATCACAGTGCGAAACGAGATTTTGCGGCCGACCAGGCTTGGTTGTATTATGCAGGTGCATTGGAAATGGCTGCATTGAGTGCTTTTATGCAGGGAGAAACGACAAGAAAATCAATCGAGTACATGGATGATGCAATATTGACCTATTTGAACAGTTGTAAAATGCCTCAGTTTGCGACTAGAGCTACTTTGCTGAGTGCCGAATGTTTAAAAGGCAGGAGCTTGTTTGGCGAGGCCGCTAAACAATTAATCAGAATGACCAGTGAAGACTCGGACCTTAGATCTGCCGTTCTTTTAGAACAAGCAGCATACTGTTTCATAGGATcaaaaatgatgagaaaatacGCATTCCATGCTGTCCTGGCAGGACATCGATACTCGAAAGCAGGGCAGAGAAAACATTCTTTGAGATGCTATCAACAGGCCTATCAG GTCTACAACAATCGGGGCTGGTCATTAGCCGAAGATCACATACATTTCACCATTGGAAGACAGGCCGCATCTTTGAAGCTGGTGAAAGATGCTGCGCAAGCTTTTGAAAGGTTACTTAGTATTGACAGTAAACAACCAGGTCCTCAACAAGCAGCTTTTCTACGAGAATTTCTTCACACTCATAAT TTGTTATTCCAAGAAGAGATGAAAGATTCGAATGTTCTTCCAGTTCTACCATTGCCGCTCATAAATAGTAATGAAATCAAAGTTCTATTTGGTCCACTGTCAAAACCGGAGCAAAACAGTATTCCAGCCAGTCATGTTTCCTTCAATAGTGATGATACAGAAGATGTCCGATGGTTTAAGCTAGAGGAAATCCTATTGTTGGAAGCTTCGGGATCTGTGCCAATGATTTTCAAACCTACCGTTGCTCTATATTCTAGTAGAAGCAACAATTCCACAAAGCCGAATGCGATTTTAAATGAACCTGTACACTTTTCCATAGAATTGCACAATCCGTTGCACATACCACTTCCTTTGTCCGATATGAAGTTACTTTGGTCCTTCAATAAATCCGAACAAGAGCCTGGGAACGAAATTGATGCAGCAGAAAAGACTTTCTCGTTACAGAGTAATAAAGATTCTGAAGAGCAATCAGATCCAGTTGAAGTTCAAAGTATTGAAGCAATTGTATTGCAGCCAGATTGTAAACAAAGTATTGTCTTATCTTTGATTCCAAAGCAAATTGGCGAAATAAAAGTCCTAGGACTTACTTACCATTTATCTAACCCTAAACAAGCAATTGTGGATCAACCCATAGTTAACCCAAGCATTAGTATAGCTGGTAAAAGATTATTTGAATTGAAGGGaccaaagttgaaaaatgtgaaagaaaaacctGGTGCAAAGTTATATGGAGAAGACTACAGATTAGAAATGAATGTTGTCGAAGGAGCACCATTTGCACAA CTCTCGTTTAGTAAACTGTCTTCTGAAATGTTATGTGGCGAAATGCAAAGAGTTGAAGTCACtttaaaaaatattggaaatgCACCTTTGACGAATATTTACATCGGTTCCACCAATCCGAAACTATTTTCTCTGGAGAATCAGCCGACAGCTTCTGATAATG CAAAAGCCACTGGTCTTgtaacaaaaattcatttaccACCATCCACAAATGGTAACCTGAATGTCGGAGAGACTTATAAAATGCCTCTATGGGTTCGGGCACCACACAAAAAAGGAAGCCACCAACTAGACCTATTATTTTACTATGAAAATGCAAGGCCCAAAAGTACTCCAAAGTATAGATTGAGTCGGCACACGTGGCAACTAACGGTGTTAGATTCACTGCAGATATCTGCAACTGTTCGTAGAAGTGCTGTCACTAATGAATCGCTTTCTACATTGAATTTAATCGTTCAAGTTAAGAATACAAATCAAGTTCATGATCCATTCATGAACGAAATAGCGTTGACTAAGGTGTCTTTGAAGAGTAATTCATGGGAACTGACTGATTCTACGGGTTTACCATTGGACATGCAAATACAGCCACAAGAAATTTCACACTTCTTTTTAAAactgaggaaaagaaaagaagatacACCTGACTTTTCAGAGGTCTCCTTAACGACTGAAAAATCTTCAGAGTCAGTTACTGATTCGCCATACATAGACTTTGTACAAAGAAGAAAGATCAAACCGTTGAATTGGTATGAATCACAAAGCGAAATGCAGCATCAGCAACAAGTTCAACTACCCGAAAAATCACCGTTCGAATACAGTATGAGGgtcgatttcacgattatTCTACGCTGGAGAGCAAGTATAATGGAGGCAGGATCTTTAACGAGACATGCAATAGGGCAGCATCATGTGGATCTAGAAATATTAAACAAAATGTACAAACATCCTGATGAAGTTAAAGTACAACATGACTTGTACGGCGGTCACCTAAGAATTTTCGGCCCGGACAGAAATGTGCCGGATTCAACGACTGTAGTAAAAAAAGATGACTTCACAGAACTAGAACTGCAACAAAACTTAGTCACGTACGCGCTTCATCACTTGCGACAAGCTGCGCATAATTTCAAACGTAGTCAATTATGTATCCTGCCAGTGGAACTACGTTTGCAAAACAATTCGGGAAGCGAACTGGATGTTCAAATAAACACAATTGGAACAAGCAT TCAATCTCAATTACCTAGTATCAAGTCTCAACTATACTCACCGCAAGGATTGACCTCATTTCGATATATCGCTCACACAGCTATCAATTGTCACTTGGAACCACATGGCTGCCGGTCAGTTGCATTAAAAGCTTTAATAACGACTCCTGGGACCTACGATTTGGCATCCAGGGTAGAAGTATCTGTAAAAGTTGTAAGTAGtaacaaatttattccacaaaaatggaaattagaaAGCATATGCATCGTTAGTGATGATAGTCTATAA
- the LOC105684234 gene encoding deoxynucleoside kinase isoform X2, whose translation MATISPSKNSKQLFTVCIEGNIGSGKTTFLNHFKTNKNMLVLQEPVELWRDVQGVNLLDKMYKDPARYGFIFQSYVQLTMLQLHTQKTHLPFKVMERSVYSARCFIENMKRTKTLEQVELSVLEEWYDWCLNSADIQTDLIVYLRTSPEVVYERMRARARKEEDCVSLEYLKQIHQVHEDWLYNRTLHCLPAPVMVLDADKSLNEMLVESEKCRHKIFENREKLLTESKDNCKRRLCCH comes from the exons ATGGCTACTATTTCACCGAGCAAAAACAGCAAGCAGCTTTTCACAGTCTGTATAGAGGGAAACATTGGCAGTGGTAAAACGACATTTCTAAATCATttcaaaacaaataaaaatatgctAGTCCTCCAAGAACCAGTAGAGCTTTGGCGTGATGTACAAGGTGTAAATTTATTG GATAAAATGTACAAGGATCCAGCCAGATATGGGTTTATCTTCCAATCGTACGTGCAGCTTACGATGCTGCAATTGCATACACAAAAAACACATTTGCCTTTCAAAGTGATGGAGCGGTCCGTGTACAGCGCACGTTGCTTCATCGAGAATATGAAACGTACGAAAACGTTGGAGCAAGTAGAATTAAGTGTTTTGGAAGAGTGGTACGATTGGTGTCTCAATTCTGCTGATATTCAAACCGACTTAATAG TGTACCTCAGGACATCTCCAGAGGTAGTTTACGAAAGGATGCGCGCACGTGCTCGTAAAGAGGAGGATTGCGTGTCACTGGAATACCTGAAACAGATCCATCAGGTTCACGAAGATTGGCTGTACAATCGTACGTTACATTGCTTACCTGCCCCGGTGATGGTGCTAGATGCTGACAAAAGCTTGAATGAGATGTTAGTTGAATCTGAGAAGTGTAGGCAtaagatatttgaaaatagagaaaaattgctCACAGAAAGCAAGGATAATTGCAAAAGAAGACTATGTTGCCACTGA
- the LOC105684234 gene encoding deoxynucleoside kinase isoform X1, whose protein sequence is MSIIEKLFTRMATISPSKNSKQLFTVCIEGNIGSGKTTFLNHFKTNKNMLVLQEPVELWRDVQGVNLLDKMYKDPARYGFIFQSYVQLTMLQLHTQKTHLPFKVMERSVYSARCFIENMKRTKTLEQVELSVLEEWYDWCLNSADIQTDLIVYLRTSPEVVYERMRARARKEEDCVSLEYLKQIHQVHEDWLYNRTLHCLPAPVMVLDADKSLNEMLVESEKCRHKIFENREKLLTESKDNCKRRLCCH, encoded by the exons ATGTCTATTATAG AAAAGCTTTTCACCAGAATGGCTACTATTTCACCGAGCAAAAACAGCAAGCAGCTTTTCACAGTCTGTATAGAGGGAAACATTGGCAGTGGTAAAACGACATTTCTAAATCATttcaaaacaaataaaaatatgctAGTCCTCCAAGAACCAGTAGAGCTTTGGCGTGATGTACAAGGTGTAAATTTATTG GATAAAATGTACAAGGATCCAGCCAGATATGGGTTTATCTTCCAATCGTACGTGCAGCTTACGATGCTGCAATTGCATACACAAAAAACACATTTGCCTTTCAAAGTGATGGAGCGGTCCGTGTACAGCGCACGTTGCTTCATCGAGAATATGAAACGTACGAAAACGTTGGAGCAAGTAGAATTAAGTGTTTTGGAAGAGTGGTACGATTGGTGTCTCAATTCTGCTGATATTCAAACCGACTTAATAG TGTACCTCAGGACATCTCCAGAGGTAGTTTACGAAAGGATGCGCGCACGTGCTCGTAAAGAGGAGGATTGCGTGTCACTGGAATACCTGAAACAGATCCATCAGGTTCACGAAGATTGGCTGTACAATCGTACGTTACATTGCTTACCTGCCCCGGTGATGGTGCTAGATGCTGACAAAAGCTTGAATGAGATGTTAGTTGAATCTGAGAAGTGTAGGCAtaagatatttgaaaatagagaaaaattgctCACAGAAAGCAAGGATAATTGCAAAAGAAGACTATGTTGCCACTGA
- the LOC105684228 gene encoding trafficking protein particle complex subunit 8 isoform X1 encodes MAQCKLTPQEFISNTFSPQVAAVCSPAAENTCQKNNLTFIELLQPFCKLNAEGHIKDPQGITVTVRNLRVSVQDINVRPPQPTLARKMLNESVSSSQCERTTTVQNGTTNLDIPVSVPWFEAWREMLLAVQFPSDHEFTKHFLACMIIVSTADDNPLEKIQHMGSQLHQSVPGKLPKWFNNNALRYYVLIHDTFDDDQNKAETVYTDMKNIYGPNNCFLLQMNSRPPGPSDDTTHLPDPWCQFLTKNSDLSESSEQSSSPRTPADTSGVSAMPNQVMSESDSISFNCRSSLAGTPIAPRNPILGSPDTSDTISLSSDVSESTTGPLEVGQEAVAVIVHPLSPENEKSLDNFISSVTSKSQIENSTPINDNVWADSPSQPTIQHGIRLSSQDLERLRTLITEFCLKSLLPYVEKQIGLLSDMISNKKGVSRSLFSATKRWFVTNKPGAPGSAPANAVIYTAESPELQLRRLGDLCFMFGHYSLAYQAYHSAKRDFAADQAWLYYAGALEMAALSAFMQGETTRKSIEYMDDAILTYLNSCKMPQFATRATLLSAECLKGRSLFGEAAKQLIRMTSEDSDLRSAVLLEQAAYCFIGSKMMRKYAFHAVLAGHRYSKAGQRKHSLRCYQQAYQVYNNRGWSLAEDHIHFTIGRQAASLKLVKDAAQAFERLLSIDSKQPGPQQAAFLREFLHTHNLLFQEEMKDSNVLPVLPLPLINSNEIKVLFGPLSKPEQNSIPASHVSFNSDDTEDVRWFKLEEILLLEASGSVPMIFKPTVALYSSRSNNSTKPNAILNEPVHFSIELHNPLHIPLPLSDMKLLWSFNKSEQEPGNEIDAAEKTFSLQSNKDSEEQSDPVEVQSIEAIVLQPDCKQSIVLSLIPKQIGEIKVLGLTYHLSNPKQAIVDQPIVNPSISIAGKRLFELKGPKLKNVKEKPGAKLYGEDYRLEMNVVEGAPFAQLSFSKLSSEMLCGEMQRVEVTLKNIGNAPLTNIYIGSTNPKLFSLENQPTASDNAKATGLVTKIHLPPSTNGNLNVGETYKMPLWVRAPHKKGSHQLDLLFYYENARPKSTPKYRLSRHTWQLTVLDSLQISATVRRSAVTNESLSTLNLIVQVKNTNQVHDPFMNEIALTKVSLKSNSWELTDSTGLPLDMQIQPQEISHFFLKLRKRKEDTPDFSEVSLTTEKSSESVTDSPYIDFVQRRKIKPLNWYESQSEMQHQQQVQLPEKSPFEYSMRVDFTIILRWRASIMEAGSLTRHAIGQHHVDLEILNKMYKHPDEVKVQHDLYGGHLRIFGPDRNVPDSTTVVKKDDFTELELQQNLVTYALHHLRQAAHNFKRSQLCILPVELRLQNNSGSELDVQINTIGTSIQSQLPSIKSQLYSPQGLTSFRYIAHTAINCHLEPHGCRSVALKALITTPGTYDLASRVEVSVKVVSSNKFIPQKWKLESICIVSDDSL; translated from the exons atgGCACAGTGCAAGTTAACCCCACAAGAATTCATCAGTAACACTTTCTCACCGCAAGTTGCAGCCGTTTGTTCTCCTGCTGCAGAAAACACCtgtcaaaaaaataatctgacATTTATCGAACTCCTACAACCATTCTGCAAGTTAAATGCCGAAG GACACATCAAAGACCCACAAGGGATAACAGTTACCGTCCGCAACCTACGTGTTTCGGTTCAGGATATTAATGTTCGCCCACCTCAACCAACTCTTGCTAGGAAAATGCTCAATGAGTCAGTGAGCTCGTCCCAATGTGAAAGAACAACTACTGTTCAAAATGGTACAACGAATTTAGACATTCCTGTGTCTGTCCCTTGGTTTGAGGCTTGGAGAGAGATGCTGTTGGCCGTTCAATTCCCATCTGACCACGAATTCACCAAGCATTTCTTGGCCTGTATGATAATCGTATCAACTGCCGATGACAATCCTTTAGAGAAAATCCAGCACATGGGCAGTCAGTTACATCAAAGTGTTCCGGGTAAATTGCCTAAGTGGTTCAACAATAATGCCTTAAGATATTACGTACTGATTCACGACACCTTTGATGATGACCAAAACAA GGCAGAAACAGTCTACactgatatgaaaaatatttatggaCCTAATAACtgctttttattacaaatgaaCTCAAGGCCGCCAGGGCCGTCAGATGATACTACACATTTACCAGATCCATGGTGTCAATTTTTAACCAAAAACTCAGATTTATCTGAAAGTAGCGAACAAAGTAGTTCGCCTAGGACACCAGCGGATACTAGCGGGGTATCCGCAATGCCTAATCAAGTGATGTCGGAGTCAGATAG TATATCCTTCAATTGCAGATCTAGTTTGGCCGGTACCCCGATAGCGCCTCGTAATCCAATATTGGGTTCCCCAGACACATCTGATACAATAAGCCTTTCTTCGGATGTATCTGAATCAACAACTGGTCCACTTGAAGTTGGGCAAGAAGCAGTTGCCGTTATCGTACATCCCTTGAGCccggagaacgaaaaatccttggacaattttatttcctccgTAACATCAAAAAGTCAGATAGAAAATAGTACCCCAATCAATGATAACGTTTGGGCAGATTCACCTAGTCAGCCAACCATTCAACATGGTATAAGATTGTCCTCTCAAGATTTGGAGAGATTAAGAACATTGATTACAGAATTCTGTTTGAAGAGTTTATTGCCATATGTAGAAAAACAAATCGGTCTACTCAGTGAtatgatttcaaataaaaaaggagTTAGTAGGTCTCTATTTAGTGCAACCAAACGATGGTTTGTCACCAACAAACCTGGGGCACCTGGATCTGCTCCAGCAAACGCAGTAAT cTACACAGCTGAATCCCCTGAACTTCAACTACGAAGGTTAGGAGACCTTTGTTTCATGTTTGGTCACTACTCTCTGGCTTATCAAGCCTATCACAGTGCGAAACGAGATTTTGCGGCCGACCAGGCTTGGTTGTATTATGCAGGTGCATTGGAAATGGCTGCATTGAGTGCTTTTATGCAGGGAGAAACGACAAGAAAATCAATCGAGTACATGGATGATGCAATATTGACCTATTTGAACAGTTGTAAAATGCCTCAGTTTGCGACTAGAGCTACTTTGCTGAGTGCCGAATGTTTAAAAGGCAGGAGCTTGTTTGGCGAGGCCGCTAAACAATTAATCAGAATGACCAGTGAAGACTCGGACCTTAGATCTGCCGTTCTTTTAGAACAAGCAGCATACTGTTTCATAGGATcaaaaatgatgagaaaatacGCATTCCATGCTGTCCTGGCAGGACATCGATACTCGAAAGCAGGGCAGAGAAAACATTCTTTGAGATGCTATCAACAGGCCTATCAG GTCTACAACAATCGGGGCTGGTCATTAGCCGAAGATCACATACATTTCACCATTGGAAGACAGGCCGCATCTTTGAAGCTGGTGAAAGATGCTGCGCAAGCTTTTGAAAGGTTACTTAGTATTGACAGTAAACAACCAGGTCCTCAACAAGCAGCTTTTCTACGAGAATTTCTTCACACTCATAAT TTGTTATTCCAAGAAGAGATGAAAGATTCGAATGTTCTTCCAGTTCTACCATTGCCGCTCATAAATAGTAATGAAATCAAAGTTCTATTTGGTCCACTGTCAAAACCGGAGCAAAACAGTATTCCAGCCAGTCATGTTTCCTTCAATAGTGATGATACAGAAGATGTCCGATGGTTTAAGCTAGAGGAAATCCTATTGTTGGAAGCTTCGGGATCTGTGCCAATGATTTTCAAACCTACCGTTGCTCTATATTCTAGTAGAAGCAACAATTCCACAAAGCCGAATGCGATTTTAAATGAACCTGTACACTTTTCCATAGAATTGCACAATCCGTTGCACATACCACTTCCTTTGTCCGATATGAAGTTACTTTGGTCCTTCAATAAATCCGAACAAGAGCCTGGGAACGAAATTGATGCAGCAGAAAAGACTTTCTCGTTACAGAGTAATAAAGATTCTGAAGAGCAATCAGATCCAGTTGAAGTTCAAAGTATTGAAGCAATTGTATTGCAGCCAGATTGTAAACAAAGTATTGTCTTATCTTTGATTCCAAAGCAAATTGGCGAAATAAAAGTCCTAGGACTTACTTACCATTTATCTAACCCTAAACAAGCAATTGTGGATCAACCCATAGTTAACCCAAGCATTAGTATAGCTGGTAAAAGATTATTTGAATTGAAGGGaccaaagttgaaaaatgtgaaagaaaaacctGGTGCAAAGTTATATGGAGAAGACTACAGATTAGAAATGAATGTTGTCGAAGGAGCACCATTTGCACAA CTCTCGTTTAGTAAACTGTCTTCTGAAATGTTATGTGGCGAAATGCAAAGAGTTGAAGTCACtttaaaaaatattggaaatgCACCTTTGACGAATATTTACATCGGTTCCACCAATCCGAAACTATTTTCTCTGGAGAATCAGCCGACAGCTTCTGATAATG CAAAAGCCACTGGTCTTgtaacaaaaattcatttaccACCATCCACAAATGGTAACCTGAATGTCGGAGAGACTTATAAAATGCCTCTATGGGTTCGGGCACCACACAAAAAAGGAAGCCACCAACTAGACCTATTATTTTACTATGAAAATGCAAGGCCCAAAAGTACTCCAAAGTATAGATTGAGTCGGCACACGTGGCAACTAACGGTGTTAGATTCACTGCAGATATCTGCAACTGTTCGTAGAAGTGCTGTCACTAATGAATCGCTTTCTACATTGAATTTAATCGTTCAAGTTAAGAATACAAATCAAGTTCATGATCCATTCATGAACGAAATAGCGTTGACTAAGGTGTCTTTGAAGAGTAATTCATGGGAACTGACTGATTCTACGGGTTTACCATTGGACATGCAAATACAGCCACAAGAAATTTCACACTTCTTTTTAAAactgaggaaaagaaaagaagatacACCTGACTTTTCAGAGGTCTCCTTAACGACTGAAAAATCTTCAGAGTCAGTTACTGATTCGCCATACATAGACTTTGTACAAAGAAGAAAGATCAAACCGTTGAATTGGTATGAATCACAAAGCGAAATGCAGCATCAGCAACAAGTTCAACTACCCGAAAAATCACCGTTCGAATACAGTATGAGGgtcgatttcacgattatTCTACGCTGGAGAGCAAGTATAATGGAGGCAGGATCTTTAACGAGACATGCAATAGGGCAGCATCATGTGGATCTAGAAATATTAAACAAAATGTACAAACATCCTGATGAAGTTAAAGTACAACATGACTTGTACGGCGGTCACCTAAGAATTTTCGGCCCGGACAGAAATGTGCCGGATTCAACGACTGTAGTAAAAAAAGATGACTTCACAGAACTAGAACTGCAACAAAACTTAGTCACGTACGCGCTTCATCACTTGCGACAAGCTGCGCATAATTTCAAACGTAGTCAATTATGTATCCTGCCAGTGGAACTACGTTTGCAAAACAATTCGGGAAGCGAACTGGATGTTCAAATAAACACAATTGGAACAAGCAT TCAATCTCAATTACCTAGTATCAAGTCTCAACTATACTCACCGCAAGGATTGACCTCATTTCGATATATCGCTCACACAGCTATCAATTGTCACTTGGAACCACATGGCTGCCGGTCAGTTGCATTAAAAGCTTTAATAACGACTCCTGGGACCTACGATTTGGCATCCAGGGTAGAAGTATCTGTAAAAGTTGTAAGTAGtaacaaatttattccacaaaaatggaaattagaaAGCATATGCATCGTTAGTGATGATAGTCTATAA